A window of the Acidobacteriota bacterium genome harbors these coding sequences:
- a CDS encoding cytochrome b/b6 domain-containing protein has translation MSQEAGKDAGRAQIRSVVEEAAASLSGILEKEVPSDLTPEQAERLRALLLSTLHREADQGVRRVCRAFLEEEHRRAKALRKKEAKAEAGGHVERLSLHLRAQHLVLFTSCILLIVTGLPIKFHEAAFSKWFMDVMGGPSVTGILHRIGAVLLTAVGGYHIFYTISSAAGRKDFGLLLPKLQDIKDFLHQVRYFLGLEKDRPLFGRFSYIEKFDYWAVYWGMVVMITSGFILWFKDDAINRFGKVVYDIGREAHSDEALLATLAIVIWHFYNVHFNPKRFPGSLTFWNGRITLEEFKEEHALEYEEWVREGRLPAEGPGSVGRGGGEG, from the coding sequence ATGAGCCAGGAGGCCGGGAAGGACGCGGGCCGGGCGCAGATCCGGTCCGTGGTGGAGGAGGCGGCGGCCTCCCTCTCCGGGATCCTCGAAAAGGAGGTTCCCTCGGACCTGACACCCGAGCAGGCGGAGCGCCTTCGGGCCCTCCTCCTTTCCACCCTCCACCGGGAAGCGGACCAGGGAGTCCGCCGCGTGTGTCGGGCTTTCCTTGAGGAGGAGCACCGCCGCGCGAAAGCCCTCCGCAAAAAGGAGGCCAAGGCGGAAGCGGGCGGCCACGTGGAGCGCCTCAGCCTCCACCTGAGGGCCCAGCACCTGGTCCTCTTTACCAGCTGCATCCTCCTCATCGTCACGGGCCTTCCCATCAAGTTTCACGAGGCGGCCTTCTCCAAGTGGTTCATGGACGTGATGGGAGGGCCGTCGGTGACGGGGATCCTCCACCGGATCGGCGCCGTCCTGCTGACCGCCGTGGGCGGGTACCACATCTTCTACACGATCTCCTCCGCCGCCGGCCGGAAGGACTTCGGGCTCCTCCTCCCCAAACTCCAGGACATCAAGGACTTTCTCCACCAGGTCCGGTACTTCCTCGGCCTGGAGAAGGACCGGCCCCTCTTCGGGCGCTTCTCCTACATCGAGAAGTTCGACTACTGGGCCGTTTACTGGGGCATGGTGGTCATGATCACCTCGGGGTTCATCCTCTGGTTCAAGGACGACGCCATCAACCGCTTCGGGAAGGTGGTCTACGACATCGGCCGCGAGGCCCACTCGGACGAGGCCCTCCTGGCCACCCTGGCCATCGTGATCTGGCACTTCTACAACGTCCACTTCAATCCCAAGCGCTTCCCCGGGAGCCTCACCTTCTGGAACGGCCGGATCACCTTGGAGGAATTCAAGGAGGAGCACGCGCTGGAGTACGAGGAGTGGGTGAGGGAGGGCCGGCTTCCCGCGGAGGGTCCGGGGTCGGTGGGGCGAGGCGGGGGGGAGGGCTAG
- a CDS encoding cytochrome b/b6 domain-containing protein, giving the protein MAEADPHPTVERMTLLQRVDHALLALCVLLLVMSGLALAYHDHAWAQVLIGWMGGLGGRHWLHRAAAVGLVGAGFLHLGGLIFSQRYKRDLRDLLFVRADFIEAARGWRFNWTGKGEPPRFGRFTPWQKFQYWGILAGCLIMVLSGLVLWSPQASLTLFPKGFIDLMLVLHSREAQLIFIVLILWHIYDVHLAAGNFPMNPAWLTGRMRADVYRRQHLGEVEAREREEKKP; this is encoded by the coding sequence ATGGCCGAAGCAGACCCCCATCCCACCGTGGAGCGGATGACGCTCCTCCAGCGCGTCGACCACGCTCTCCTCGCCCTCTGCGTTCTCCTCCTCGTCATGTCCGGGCTCGCCCTGGCCTATCACGACCATGCTTGGGCCCAGGTTCTCATCGGGTGGATGGGGGGGTTGGGCGGCCGCCACTGGCTGCACCGCGCGGCCGCTGTAGGGCTCGTAGGGGCGGGCTTTCTACACCTGGGAGGGCTGATCTTCTCCCAGCGGTACAAGAGGGATCTGAGGGACCTCCTCTTCGTTCGGGCCGATTTCATCGAGGCCGCACGGGGCTGGCGGTTCAACTGGACGGGGAAGGGAGAGCCGCCCCGGTTCGGCCGATTCACCCCGTGGCAGAAATTCCAATACTGGGGGATTCTGGCGGGCTGCCTGATCATGGTCCTCTCGGGCCTGGTTCTCTGGTCACCCCAAGCGAGCCTCACCCTCTTTCCCAAAGGCTTCATCGACCTCATGCTGGTCCTCCATTCGCGGGAAGCCCAGCTCATCTTCATCGTCCTCATCCTCTGGCACATCTACGACGTCCACCTGGCCGCGGGGAACTTCCCCATGAACCCCGCCTGGCTCACCGGGCGCATGCGGGCCGACGTGTACCGGCGACAACACCTTGGAGAGGTGGAAGCCCGGGAGAGGGAGGAGAAGAAGCCATGA
- a CDS encoding polysaccharide deacetylase family protein, with translation MEEWFHVPDHPAGADPRLWAGLPPRLPTALAATLDLLASWRVRATFFVLGWAATRHRTAVRRIAEEGHEVACHGNLHRRVFELSPEAFRREAREGRQALEDVCGRRVRGFRAPMWSMGAAPWPYEVLAEEGFTYSSSRLAVPFLGGARAGPPGPGAGVLEVPALRAPWRWVALPMGGTVLLRRLPLRFLEAARDAALRRGVPAVYWFHPWELDSSGPRLTLDPVRRFARFSWLPNLPERLHRLIGPGDRRLETWIAQNWVKKPA, from the coding sequence GTGGAAGAGTGGTTCCATGTCCCGGACCACCCGGCGGGCGCGGATCCCCGCCTGTGGGCCGGGCTTCCTCCGCGGCTTCCCACCGCCCTGGCCGCGACGCTCGACCTCCTGGCCTCTTGGAGGGTCCGGGCCACCTTCTTCGTGCTCGGCTGGGCCGCCACCCGCCATCGGACGGCCGTCCGACGGATCGCGGAGGAGGGCCACGAGGTGGCCTGCCACGGGAACCTTCACCGCCGAGTCTTCGAGCTGTCCCCCGAGGCCTTCCGACGGGAGGCGAGGGAGGGGCGCCAGGCTTTGGAGGACGTCTGCGGGCGCAGGGTGCGGGGGTTCCGGGCGCCCATGTGGTCCATGGGCGCGGCTCCCTGGCCTTACGAGGTGCTCGCCGAGGAGGGCTTCACCTACTCCTCGAGCCGGCTGGCCGTGCCTTTCTTGGGAGGGGCCCGCGCCGGTCCTCCGGGGCCCGGCGCGGGGGTCCTCGAGGTGCCGGCCCTCCGTGCCCCCTGGCGGTGGGTCGCCCTTCCGATGGGAGGGACCGTCCTGCTTCGGCGCCTTCCCCTGCGCTTCCTGGAGGCGGCTCGGGACGCCGCGCTCCGCCGGGGCGTGCCGGCCGTCTACTGGTTTCACCCCTGGGAACTGGACTCCTCGGGCCCCCGGCTCACCCTGGATCCGGTCCGCCGCTTCGCACGATTCTCCTGGCTTCCCAATCTTCCCGAACGCTTGCACCGCCTCATCGGACCGGGAGACAGAAGGCTGGAAACCTGGATAGCACAGAATTGGGTGAAAAAACCCGCTTGA